The following are from one region of the uncultured Campylobacter sp. genome:
- a CDS encoding pentapeptide repeat-containing protein, with product MAISIKLKKRWDAYPALQDVLAATKNLSVSPFGLTEEGLQDFRGVKLIGERAQVPLRNGYMWENISKPLHTSLSYADFSGSVWQYFAIEETDDFTPVIDHVIFDESMFQLSAYAICGNGATFLSCSFAGCKYKWGDFIGATLKDCRFTQIKKNVRLKFNSCKLLEDCLFSGEIHKALFWYSNLKDCTFEGLLYDCSFYGAEKTGDLRKREIIPPEKVDNRMDGVDFSKADIIMCSFWSFCYLDKVKPSKNNCVFKVTDEFHNCLLSIIENSDSPLKEKLIEYAKLFYAPHTTTPYEVAHPNNFSFKHPEEAELSQQLYDFVCKAAEATGCRVK from the coding sequence GTGGCGATTTCGATCAAACTCAAAAAGCGTTGGGATGCTTATCCCGCTTTGCAAGACGTGCTTGCGGCGACTAAAAACCTTAGTGTATCGCCCTTTGGACTTACCGAAGAGGGTTTGCAGGACTTCCGAGGGGTTAAGCTTATAGGCGAAAGAGCGCAAGTTCCTTTGCGAAATGGATATATGTGGGAAAACATATCCAAACCTCTCCATACTTCCCTATCCTATGCCGATTTTTCAGGCTCGGTGTGGCAGTATTTTGCCATTGAAGAAACAGACGATTTTACCCCTGTGATTGATCACGTTATTTTCGACGAAAGCATGTTTCAATTGAGTGCCTATGCTATTTGCGGAAATGGCGCTACTTTCTTATCGTGCAGTTTTGCCGGTTGCAAATACAAATGGGGAGATTTTATAGGGGCTACGCTAAAAGACTGCCGCTTTACCCAAATCAAAAAGAATGTTCGCTTAAAGTTCAATAGTTGCAAACTGTTAGAGGACTGTCTCTTTAGTGGAGAAATCCACAAGGCGCTTTTTTGGTATTCCAATCTAAAAGATTGTACCTTTGAAGGGTTGTTATACGACTGCTCTTTTTACGGAGCAGAAAAGACAGGAGACCTGCGTAAGAGAGAGATTATCCCGCCTGAAAAAGTGGATAATAGAATGGACGGCGTGGATTTCTCTAAGGCGGATATCATAATGTGTAGCTTTTGGTCATTTTGTTATTTGGATAAAGTGAAACCCTCAAAAAACAATTGTGTATTCAAGGTAACCGATGAATTTCACAACTGTTTGCTTTCCATTATAGAAAATAGCGATAGTCCTTTAAAAGAGAAATTGATAGAATACGCAAAATTATTCTACGCTCCGCACACTACAACCCCTTACGAAGTAGCACATCCTAATAATTTTTCATTCAAACATCCAGAAGAAGCGGAACTGAGTCAGCAACTCTATGATTTCGTTTGCAAGGCTGCAGAAGCTACGGGGTGTAGGGTGAAGTAG
- a CDS encoding TonB-dependent receptor plug domain-containing protein — translation MKKTASLLIAAAALNLPLSHLAASRDAHRGFLNLTALKALNLSTLNASEVVLDKVEVSADANATKEPGKLTRADMDLITSKNHGITDLLKGNPNVAFSAKNAKSVRAGELAPQDISINGASYYQNNFTLDGASINNDLDPKKRTWNNHNNIWSDSTIGSQAMSVDADLLDSVEVLDSAVSARYGGFQGGAVNAKTRDPKSGFHGVLSYSYTGGDWSKIYKDASAEQRYDDGDLADMSDFKKRRYRVGAEGYLTQNFGLLLDYSRHRSVIENHYNKKQINQNLYSFPNDRQTNDNLFVKGVWGVSDKFTLKPSFLYSRLDNYTSAKRYLDSQLTLKYGGYVATLEAQADLEGVFLEQTLSYSASQNSRDYEHDTEYYGYKPSNVKNWGTNPSPNFGSGIGGLNDFEQRQNKLAYKFDASVKEFEALGASHLVKSGFEIARQSGSYEIPRTRVSYGTPKPLMSGTCIAGDKTCVIDDSFASQGAVGQYLSKKTYYYAVKTKATQTNLALYLEDEMRFGAFKFRPGLRIERNGDNNDVNLAPRLLAEYEFADKNFVGIGLNRYYGRNFFAYKMYNGVYRMYETCERSSYGGAYTCGGLANDRRPIRELKTPYDDEFSAYYRGDVGNARLNLKYVRRQGRDEVATKYVREPLSGYGNGYSIFTNEGQSKRDIVTLSAANIAPIEIWGVKNDFEGSLSFTKQSRSFTDYEDDEMNDDVSYNGKIIKKSELPVVDYHVPFTAKFRHSAKFSGFSVSNFINYTSKTDALLGGWNRTRGMYVYERQKLPAYATWDMRIGYERRLAGDFRAFVNLDINNLLNKKFIASNEGNYYEYGLGRNFWLEAGMKW, via the coding sequence ATGAAAAAAACGGCTAGTCTTTTGATAGCTGCCGCGGCGTTAAATTTGCCGCTTTCGCATTTGGCCGCGAGTCGCGACGCCCATCGGGGCTTTTTAAATTTAACCGCTTTAAAGGCGTTAAATTTAAGTACGCTAAACGCCTCGGAGGTCGTGCTAGATAAAGTCGAGGTCAGCGCCGACGCCAACGCTACGAAAGAACCCGGAAAACTAACGCGCGCGGATATGGATCTGATAACGTCTAAAAATCACGGCATAACCGATCTTTTAAAAGGCAATCCAAACGTCGCCTTTAGCGCGAAAAACGCCAAAAGCGTGCGCGCGGGCGAGCTAGCTCCGCAAGATATCAGTATAAACGGCGCGAGCTACTATCAAAACAACTTTACCCTAGACGGCGCAAGCATAAATAACGACCTAGACCCTAAAAAACGCACGTGGAATAACCACAACAACATCTGGAGCGACAGCACGATAGGCTCGCAGGCTATGAGCGTAGATGCGGATCTGCTAGATAGCGTCGAGGTGCTAGATAGCGCGGTCTCGGCTAGATACGGCGGCTTTCAAGGAGGCGCCGTAAACGCTAAAACCAGAGACCCTAAAAGCGGCTTTCACGGCGTGCTTAGCTATTCTTATACGGGCGGGGATTGGAGCAAAATTTATAAAGACGCCTCCGCCGAGCAAAGATACGACGACGGCGATCTAGCCGATATGAGCGACTTTAAAAAGCGCAGATATAGAGTCGGCGCCGAGGGGTATTTGACGCAGAATTTCGGCCTTTTGCTAGACTACTCGAGGCACCGCTCCGTCATAGAAAACCACTACAACAAAAAACAGATAAATCAAAATTTATACTCGTTTCCAAACGACAGGCAGACTAATGATAATCTTTTCGTAAAAGGCGTTTGGGGCGTGAGCGATAAATTTACGCTAAAGCCGAGCTTTTTGTACTCTAGGCTAGATAACTACACCTCCGCCAAGCGGTACCTAGACTCCCAGCTCACGCTAAAATACGGCGGTTACGTCGCGACTCTCGAGGCGCAGGCCGATCTTGAGGGGGTATTTTTAGAGCAGACGCTTAGCTACTCCGCCTCGCAAAACAGCCGCGACTATGAGCATGATACCGAGTACTACGGCTACAAACCCTCAAACGTCAAAAACTGGGGAACCAATCCTAGCCCGAATTTCGGCTCGGGTATAGGGGGGCTAAACGATTTTGAGCAACGCCAAAACAAGCTGGCGTATAAATTCGACGCAAGCGTGAAGGAATTTGAAGCGCTGGGCGCATCGCATCTGGTGAAATCTGGCTTTGAGATAGCTAGACAAAGCGGCAGCTACGAGATACCGCGCACCCGCGTATCCTACGGCACGCCAAAGCCTTTGATGAGCGGAACGTGCATCGCCGGCGATAAAACCTGCGTCATAGACGATAGCTTCGCCTCCCAGGGCGCGGTCGGTCAATATCTATCGAAAAAAACCTACTACTATGCCGTAAAAACCAAGGCTACGCAAACCAATCTCGCCCTTTATCTCGAAGACGAGATGAGGTTTGGCGCGTTTAAATTTCGTCCCGGACTTCGCATCGAGCGAAACGGCGATAACAACGACGTAAATTTAGCCCCGAGGCTGCTAGCCGAATACGAATTTGCGGATAAAAACTTCGTAGGAATCGGACTAAACCGCTACTACGGACGAAATTTTTTCGCGTATAAGATGTATAACGGCGTGTACAGGATGTATGAGACTTGCGAGAGAAGCTCGTACGGCGGCGCGTATACGTGCGGCGGACTGGCTAATGACCGCCGCCCTATCAGGGAGCTAAAGACGCCTTACGACGACGAATTTAGCGCGTATTATCGCGGCGACGTCGGCAACGCGAGGCTGAATCTCAAATACGTAAGACGCCAAGGCCGCGACGAAGTAGCGACGAAATACGTAAGAGAGCCGCTATCAGGCTACGGAAACGGGTATTCTATATTTACCAACGAGGGACAAAGTAAGCGCGACATCGTAACCTTAAGCGCGGCAAACATCGCTCCGATCGAAATTTGGGGCGTAAAAAACGATTTTGAAGGCTCGCTAAGCTTTACTAAGCAAAGTAGGAGCTTTACGGACTATGAAGACGATGAGATGAACGACGACGTTTCGTATAACGGAAAAATCATCAAAAAAAGCGAACTACCGGTCGTTGATTACCATGTGCCTTTTACCGCCAAATTTCGCCACTCGGCTAAATTTAGCGGCTTTAGCGTTTCAAATTTCATAAACTATACGAGCAAAACGGACGCGCTACTAGGCGGCTGGAATAGAACGCGCGGGATGTACGTCTACGAGCGCCAAAAGTTGCCCGCATACGCGACTTGGGATATGCGCATAGGTTATGAAAGGCGGCTGGCCGGCGATTTTCGAGCGTTTGTAAATCTTGATATAAATAATCTTTTAAACAAAAAATTTATCGCCTCAAACGAGGGCAACTACTACGAATACGGCCTTGGCCGCAACTTTTGGTTGGAAGCGGGTATGAAGTGGTGA
- a CDS encoding heavy metal-associated domain-containing protein has protein sequence MKKILLLAAICGSILAEQTYELNVPNMNCGGCAKKIEDAAKSVKGVKRVSLDLKSKDVNITADSGANVMDVVRAIQAKKYKVGIKE, from the coding sequence ATGAAGAAAATTTTACTTTTAGCGGCGATTTGCGGCAGCATTTTAGCAGAGCAAACCTACGAACTAAACGTACCTAACATGAACTGCGGCGGCTGCGCCAAGAAAATCGAAGATGCCGCAAAAAGCGTCAAAGGCGTAAAAAGAGTGAGTCTTGATCTAAAAAGCAAGGACGTAAATATCACCGCAGATAGCGGCGCAAACGTGATGGACGTCGTGCGCGCCATCCAAGCTAAAAAATACAAAGTCGGAATCAAAGAATGA
- a CDS encoding LemA family protein, giving the protein MYIVLGVLAVLALVVISTYNSLVGKRNQVLNIKSGVDTQLKKRFDLIPNLVATVKQYLTHERELLENISALRSGIQKAAGDEQRFELNGELSNLISKLNVVVENYPELKANENVMHLQKTINDIEEQISAARRAYNAAVTDYNNAVEMFPSNIVASWARFSKAAFFEVPKGQDDPHNVHELFNR; this is encoded by the coding sequence ATGTATATCGTCCTAGGCGTCCTCGCCGTTCTCGCGCTCGTCGTTATTTCGACTTATAACTCGCTAGTGGGCAAGCGAAACCAAGTCCTAAATATCAAATCAGGCGTCGATACGCAGCTAAAAAAGCGTTTTGACCTCATCCCGAATTTAGTCGCCACCGTCAAGCAGTATCTCACGCACGAGCGCGAACTGCTAGAAAACATCTCCGCGCTTAGAAGCGGCATCCAAAAGGCTGCGGGCGACGAACAGAGATTTGAGCTAAACGGCGAGCTGTCAAATCTGATCTCAAAGTTAAATGTCGTCGTGGAGAATTATCCTGAACTAAAAGCAAACGAAAACGTAATGCACCTACAAAAAACGATAAACGATATCGAGGAGCAGATCTCCGCCGCGCGCCGCGCCTACAACGCCGCCGTGACCGATTACAACAACGCCGTGGAGATGTTTCCCTCAAACATCGTCGCTAGCTGGGCGAGGTTTAGCAAAGCCGCATTTTTCGAGGTGCCTAAGGGGCAAGACGATCCGCACAACGTGCACGAGCTTTTTAACCGCTAA
- a CDS encoding heavy metal-associated domain-containing protein: MKKLALVFALSAVAFADKTLVYEIPNMSCVSCYEVIVQTLGELKGVKNFEVNLEAKTAQIIAKDDLPQNAVVDALKKQGYQAVLKSEK; this comes from the coding sequence ATGAAAAAGCTGGCTCTAGTTTTTGCGCTTAGCGCCGTGGCGTTTGCGGATAAGACGCTAGTTTACGAGATCCCTAATATGTCCTGCGTGAGCTGCTACGAGGTCATCGTGCAGACTCTTGGCGAGCTAAAAGGCGTAAAAAATTTTGAGGTAAATTTAGAAGCCAAAACCGCTCAAATCATAGCTAAAGACGATTTGCCCCAAAATGCCGTCGTTGATGCGCTCAAAAAACAAGGCTATCAAGCGGTTTTAAAGTCTGAAAAATAA